One part of the Spirochaeta lutea genome encodes these proteins:
- a CDS encoding Re/Si-specific NAD(P)(+) transhydrogenase subunit alpha translates to MIIGVPKELHPDELRVALVPVQVPRLKKAGHEVLIETGAGEAAGYPDQEYQEKGAQLVGRGDVFAKSDFLVTLRGGANADEQFVKDAQGLQDGASVIGMLDPYEPHDLFTLYGKKKITAYSLELIPRITRAQSMDVLSSMANLAGYKAALLAADNLKKMFPMMMTAAGTIVPAKAFILGVGVAGLQAIATTKRLGAVVSAYDVRPAVKDQVLSLGAKFVEMELDTADSESSGGYAKAMDEEFYRKQRELLTGVLKETDVVITTAAIPGKKSPVLITEEMVKEMQPGSVVVDLAVERGGNCELSEAGKTVVKHGVTIIGPVNVPAALAYHASQLFSKNLETFFLNLFSKEGDLKSPGEDEIVDTTRILADGGAVHEDRRKILGL, encoded by the coding sequence ATGATTATAGGTGTACCAAAGGAGTTGCATCCCGATGAACTGCGGGTTGCCCTGGTGCCTGTTCAGGTTCCTCGGTTAAAAAAAGCTGGTCACGAGGTGCTTATTGAAACGGGGGCGGGTGAAGCTGCGGGGTATCCCGACCAGGAGTACCAGGAAAAAGGTGCTCAGCTGGTTGGCCGTGGGGATGTTTTTGCCAAATCAGATTTTCTGGTTACCCTTCGCGGGGGGGCGAATGCCGATGAACAGTTTGTAAAGGATGCCCAGGGCCTACAGGACGGCGCTTCGGTTATCGGAATGTTGGATCCCTATGAGCCCCATGATCTGTTTACCCTCTACGGGAAGAAAAAAATTACCGCGTATTCCTTGGAGTTGATTCCCCGTATTACCCGAGCCCAGAGTATGGATGTACTATCGTCCATGGCAAACCTGGCGGGTTACAAGGCAGCCTTGTTGGCTGCGGATAATTTGAAGAAGATGTTTCCAATGATGATGACCGCAGCGGGGACGATTGTGCCTGCTAAGGCGTTTATTCTAGGGGTCGGGGTGGCCGGGCTCCAGGCCATTGCAACCACCAAACGGTTGGGTGCTGTGGTGAGTGCATACGATGTACGGCCGGCGGTTAAGGATCAGGTGTTAAGTCTGGGGGCGAAGTTTGTGGAAATGGAGCTGGATACCGCAGACAGCGAGTCCTCAGGCGGATATGCCAAGGCCATGGATGAAGAGTTCTACCGAAAACAACGGGAGCTTCTGACCGGTGTCTTAAAGGAAACGGATGTTGTTATTACAACGGCGGCCATTCCCGGGAAAAAGTCGCCGGTGTTGATCACCGAGGAAATGGTCAAAGAGATGCAGCCAGGTTCGGTTGTTGTGGACCTGGCGGTGGAACGCGGGGGCAACTGTGAATTATCCGAGGCTGGGAAGACCGTCGTGAAACACGGGGTCACCATTATCGGTCCGGTAAATGTTCCTGCTGCATTGGCCTACCATGCCAGCCAGCTCTTTTCCAAGAACCTGGAGACCTTCTTCCTGAATCTCTTTTCAAAGGAGGGGGATTTAAAGTCCCCAGGTGAGGATGAGATCGTGGATACTACCCGTATTCTGGCTGACGGCGGTGCTGTGCATGAGGACCGTCGGAAGATTCTGGGGCTGTAG
- a CDS encoding NAD(P) transhydrogenase subunit alpha: MDLVSLITVFVLAVFLGFEVITKVPPILHTPLMSGSNAISGIAIIGALIATGAENSTVSTVLGVIALVAATINVVGGFLVTHRMLDKFKKKD; this comes from the coding sequence ATGGATTTAGTGAGCTTGATTACCGTATTTGTGCTTGCGGTTTTTCTAGGATTTGAGGTGATAACTAAGGTGCCGCCGATTCTGCACACTCCCCTAATGTCGGGTTCGAATGCTATATCCGGCATAGCGATTATCGGTGCGTTAATTGCTACCGGGGCGGAGAATAGTACGGTTAGTACGGTATTGGGTGTGATCGCTCTGGTGGCCGCTACCATCAATGTTGTTGGGGGTTTTTTAGTGACCCATCGTATGCTGGACAAGTTTAAAAAGAAGGATTAG
- a CDS encoding NAD(P)(+) transhydrogenase (Re/Si-specific) subunit beta: MELTVITNLVYLLAAVLFILGLKGLGHPRTAVRGNLLGAVAMLMAIVVTLVANEIVKVEWVIAGIVLGSLIGGVLALKIKMTAMPQLVGLFNGFGGLASVLVATVAIIDAVTGFSMGKAVTGLVQRLGGVAFDPQFVVATAFSAFVGGVTFWGSLIAFGKLQGIVSEKSVRYPGDQIVKALVFVASLVMGVLVVIEPSNLTYYWILLGLSSLLGLLLTVPIGGADMPIVIALLNSYSGIAAAATGFVLNNTILIIAGSLVGASGIILTQIMCKAMNRSLANVLFGGLGGAQVQEDLGDIYTGKIKSTSADEVAMILKSAQRVVFVPGYGMAVARAQTAVRQLTEALEKDGIQVEFGIHPVAGRMPGHMNVLLAEENISYDKLREMDAINPSFPNTDVAIVIGANDVVNPLARDSQGSPISGMPILDVDKARTVVVIKRSLSPGFAGIDNPLFAADNTLMLFGDGKQAVEDMISAYKDA, translated from the coding sequence ATGGAATTAACGGTTATTACGAATCTTGTGTACCTTCTGGCCGCGGTTCTGTTTATTTTGGGTCTGAAGGGGCTCGGACATCCTCGGACTGCGGTGCGGGGTAATCTGCTGGGGGCTGTTGCCATGCTTATGGCTATTGTGGTGACCCTGGTGGCTAATGAAATTGTAAAAGTAGAATGGGTTATTGCAGGTATTGTTCTGGGAAGTTTAATTGGCGGAGTGTTGGCCCTCAAGATAAAGATGACTGCCATGCCTCAGCTGGTTGGATTATTCAATGGTTTCGGGGGGTTGGCATCGGTTCTGGTGGCAACGGTTGCAATTATTGACGCGGTTACGGGTTTTTCCATGGGCAAGGCGGTTACCGGTCTTGTGCAGCGTCTCGGGGGTGTGGCATTTGATCCCCAATTCGTGGTTGCAACAGCCTTTTCAGCCTTCGTTGGAGGGGTTACGTTCTGGGGATCGTTGATTGCCTTCGGGAAATTGCAAGGGATCGTCTCTGAAAAGTCGGTTCGGTACCCTGGAGACCAGATCGTAAAGGCCTTGGTTTTTGTTGCATCCCTGGTAATGGGCGTTTTAGTGGTGATTGAGCCCTCGAATCTGACCTATTACTGGATACTGCTGGGATTATCCTCACTTCTTGGTCTCTTGCTGACCGTACCCATCGGCGGCGCGGATATGCCAATTGTTATTGCCCTGCTGAATTCCTACTCGGGAATCGCTGCAGCCGCTACAGGATTTGTGCTTAATAATACCATTTTGATTATTGCCGGATCCTTGGTGGGGGCCAGCGGGATTATTCTGACTCAGATTATGTGTAAGGCCATGAACCGGTCCTTGGCGAATGTACTGTTCGGCGGACTGGGGGGAGCCCAGGTCCAGGAGGATCTTGGGGATATCTATACGGGTAAGATCAAATCCACCAGCGCCGATGAGGTTGCCATGATTCTGAAGAGCGCCCAGCGGGTGGTGTTCGTTCCCGGTTACGGGATGGCGGTGGCCCGGGCCCAGACTGCTGTTCGTCAGCTTACCGAGGCACTGGAAAAAGACGGAATCCAGGTGGAATTCGGTATACACCCCGTTGCCGGCCGGATGCCGGGTCACATGAATGTTCTGCTCGCTGAGGAGAATATCAGCTACGATAAACTGCGTGAAATGGATGCGATCAATCCGAGTTTTCCAAACACTGATGTGGCCATTGTGATCGGAGCGAACGATGTAGTGAACCCTCTGGCCAGAGATAGCCAGGGCTCACCAATTTCGGGCATGCCCATTTTAGACGTCGATAAGGCTCGGACCGTGGTGGTTATTAAGCGGTCCTTGAGTCCGGGATTTGCAGGGATTGATAATCCCCTTTTCGCTGCTGATAATACCTTGATGCTCTTTGGCGACGGGAAACAGGCGGTTGAAGATATGATATCTGCCTATAAGGACGCTTAA